One window from the genome of Cyclobacterium amurskyense encodes:
- a CDS encoding DUF488 domain-containing protein: protein MGLIELLGGEVEELRLQKLLFLYAKKKTQSEYDFIPYKYGCYSYSAKADLNTMVKKGFLSETENKYCIEDKSNYFQKLKPADAKLLKEVVWDYGQMSRNALIKHTYLNFPFYAINSTIANEVLPGSLYDRVKEAIPNDEEITLFTIGYEGISLEKYLQKLIRNNVKLLVDVRKNPLSMKFGFSKTLLKRFCNSLNIEYFHIPEVGISSDKRQQLESQTDYDNLFAEYRKTTLSETKKAQQEILKLLMQYKRIALTCFEAEPCQCHRSHLAEFISKSPDFKYSLRHL from the coding sequence TTGGGGTTAATCGAATTACTTGGTGGAGAAGTAGAAGAATTGCGTTTACAAAAGCTTCTTTTTCTATACGCTAAGAAAAAAACACAATCCGAATATGATTTCATCCCATACAAGTATGGTTGCTATTCATATTCTGCAAAAGCAGATTTAAATACTATGGTCAAGAAGGGGTTTCTGTCTGAGACAGAAAATAAGTACTGCATAGAAGACAAATCGAATTATTTTCAAAAATTGAAACCAGCGGATGCAAAGCTATTAAAGGAAGTCGTTTGGGATTATGGGCAAATGAGCAGGAATGCATTGATCAAACACACGTATTTGAATTTCCCGTTTTATGCAATAAACAGCACTATAGCTAATGAAGTATTGCCAGGTTCCTTGTATGATCGAGTTAAAGAAGCAATACCTAATGATGAAGAAATTACATTGTTTACTATAGGCTATGAAGGGATTTCACTTGAAAAATACTTGCAAAAGCTAATTAGAAACAATGTGAAGCTGTTGGTTGATGTTCGAAAAAATCCGCTCAGCATGAAATTTGGATTCAGTAAAACACTGCTGAAAAGATTTTGTAACAGCTTAAATATTGAATATTTTCATATTCCTGAAGTAGGAATCAGCTCGGATAAACGGCAGCAACTCGAATCCCAAACGGATTATGATAATCTATTTGCAGAATACCGCAAAACAACCTTGTCAGAAACAAAAAAAGCCCAACAGGAAATTCTAAAATTATTAATGCAGTACAAGCGTATCGCACTGACTTGTTTTGAAGCAGAGCCATGCCAATGTCACCGTTCGCATTTAGCTGAATTTATTTCTAAGTCTCCAGACTTCAAATACTCACTAAGACATCTGTAA
- a CDS encoding Crp/Fnr family transcriptional regulator, with amino-acid sequence MDKLINYLLEFGQLNQQQIDMIKRKAQVLELKKGDYFSEAGKIPKQVAFIEEGILRVCYYNSEGDEITKYFVDENNFAVDINSFNQKIPSSEYVQALTDCSLLVFSTESLNDLSGTIIQWDGIINKITEKALIEKVNKLSPMLAEDATTRYLSFLEKFPNLANRIPLSYLASYLGITQSSLSRIRKSI; translated from the coding sequence ATGGACAAATTAATAAACTATCTGTTGGAATTTGGGCAGTTAAATCAACAGCAAATTGACATGATAAAAAGAAAAGCACAGGTATTGGAGTTGAAAAAGGGCGATTACTTTTCCGAAGCAGGAAAAATACCAAAACAAGTAGCTTTTATTGAAGAAGGTATTTTACGAGTATGTTACTATAATAGCGAAGGGGATGAAATCACCAAATACTTTGTTGATGAAAATAATTTTGCGGTGGACATAAACAGCTTCAATCAAAAAATCCCCTCTTCCGAATATGTTCAGGCTTTAACAGATTGTTCACTACTTGTATTTTCTACAGAATCACTCAACGATTTATCAGGTACTATCATTCAGTGGGACGGCATTATCAATAAGATAACCGAAAAAGCATTGATTGAAAAGGTAAATAAACTAAGTCCAATGTTAGCCGAAGATGCTACAACAAGGTATCTAAGTTTTCTTGAAAAGTTTCCGAATTTAGCCAACAGAATTCCGCTTTCCTATCTCGCTTCCTATTTAGGAATCACTCAATCATCGTTAAGTAGGATTCGAAAAAGCATCTGA
- a CDS encoding SDR family NAD(P)-dependent oxidoreductase → MDSIIITGATSGIGFECALQMAQIAKNEQIIIPARNIGAGKGIIEKIKDKTGHKNLKCLELDLASLESIRNFSESFAKEKNNSISILINNAGVQNIGETQYTADGFEQTFGVNHLGSFALTLQLLPLMKNDGHITFTSSETHDPSLKTPIEPPIYTSVQELAFSKETSEKTNIVGQRRYSTSKLCNIMTTYELQERLKKTNIRVNAYDPGMTPGTGLAKTYSPVMRFLWKNVFPVLTLLKSNIHTPAQAGRNLAKLAYSEKYKDLKGIYFSDGKVVKTSVDSYNKVFQKDLWSGSLELTKTTFTE, encoded by the coding sequence ATGGATTCAATAATTATTACAGGAGCAACCAGTGGAATTGGCTTTGAGTGTGCTTTACAAATGGCTCAAATTGCCAAAAACGAACAAATTATCATTCCTGCCAGAAATATTGGAGCAGGAAAAGGCATAATAGAAAAAATAAAAGACAAGACAGGTCATAAAAACCTAAAATGCTTGGAATTGGATTTGGCTTCATTAGAATCTATAAGAAACTTCTCTGAATCATTTGCCAAGGAAAAAAACAATTCCATTTCTATCTTGATAAATAATGCAGGAGTACAGAATATTGGCGAAACACAATATACGGCAGATGGATTTGAGCAGACATTTGGTGTGAATCATCTCGGTTCGTTTGCCTTGACTTTGCAATTGCTGCCCTTAATGAAAAATGACGGACACATAACATTCACATCTAGCGAAACACACGACCCATCACTTAAAACTCCAATAGAACCACCAATTTATACCAGTGTTCAAGAGCTTGCTTTCTCAAAAGAAACTTCCGAAAAAACTAACATAGTTGGACAAAGAAGGTATTCTACTTCAAAATTGTGTAACATAATGACCACTTATGAATTACAAGAGCGATTAAAAAAAACAAATATTAGGGTGAATGCCTATGACCCAGGAATGACTCCAGGAACAGGACTTGCCAAAACTTATTCACCTGTTATGCGATTTTTATGGAAAAACGTATTCCCTGTTTTGACCTTATTAAAAAGTAACATACATACACCAGCTCAAGCAGGAAGAAATTTAGCAAAACTTGCTTATTCTGAAAAGTACAAAGACTTGAAGGGAATTTATTTCTCGGATGGGAAAGTTGTTAAAACATCTGTTGATTCTTATAACAAGGTTTTTCAAAAAGACTTGTGGAGTGGCAGCCTTGAACTTACAAAAACCACATTTACAGAATAA
- a CDS encoding DUF2306 domain-containing protein translates to MENLVGDTTGLIHLISSSSALLFGTLVLMLKKGTKLHVKMGYLYLISMGVLILTALMIYRLFNGWGIFHFATLFSLLTIILGMIPVWTKKPLNTWKFRHFTFMYWSVIGLYSAFGAEILTRIPKSPFFGMVGLATVLILFFGAIFFRKNRRKWIKVFGS, encoded by the coding sequence ATGGAAAATTTAGTTGGAGATACTACAGGATTAATTCATTTAATTTCATCTAGCAGTGCTCTTTTATTCGGAACGCTTGTTTTAATGCTAAAAAAAGGCACAAAACTGCACGTGAAAATGGGCTATCTTTATTTAATTAGTATGGGAGTTCTGATTTTAACTGCACTCATGATTTATAGATTATTCAATGGATGGGGGATTTTTCATTTTGCAACGCTCTTCAGTTTATTGACAATAATACTTGGAATGATTCCGGTTTGGACCAAAAAGCCCTTAAATACCTGGAAATTTCGGCATTTTACATTTATGTATTGGTCTGTAATAGGACTTTATTCAGCGTTTGGGGCTGAAATTTTAACTAGAATTCCAAAATCACCTTTTTTTGGAATGGTAGGGTTGGCAACAGTATTAATTTTGTTTTTTGGGGCAATATTCTTTAGAAAAAATAGAAGGAAATGGATAAAAGTATTTGGTTCTTAA